GGCGTCTTTCCCCAAAATCGACTTCATTGCAGGTGAGTGTTGGTTGAACATCCCTGGGGCCGGGGCAGAGCGGTGTGTTCCGGGTGGGAAGTGTGGGGTGGCCCTTCTGGAATGTTGTAGCCCTTGGACGCGAAAATCACCTGAACATTGGCCTGTGTCGTGTGGTAACACGGGGGCAGTTTACACCCTTAACCTCCTGCTGTAAGTTCCTGAAGCACTGCTTTGGGTTGTGTGCCCTCTGATACTTCAGTGCCAGTTGCACAATTCATTGTTAAAAAAGAGGGAGCACGCAGAGCCTGCTTGTTTTCCTCAGGGAGCCTCTCCAGGCCAGCACAGGCAACCTCTGAGGTGTTCACCTGGCCCAGGGCTGAGGAAGGCCGTGCTGGGGCCGGGCCACAGCCCAGGGTTCGGGGAGCACGGACCAAACCTGGGCCAGGTGTCTTGTGATAAGTGAAGTCTGCCCAGAGGGACAAACTCCCTGCTTGTGTGGCCGAGCTGATACCGGGGCTCTGCTGGGTTTATCTCTAAGGAAAAGGGCCAGAGGGGAGGGAAATGGGCTTTTGGGGCCTGTCAGCAGCACATCTGGGTGACACCAGGAGTGTGGGCTGTGTTGTCAACCCTCAGAAGTGACTTCAAGAGCAAACTGCTGTTAGAGCCCCCCTGAATGGGAGGATAAAATGGAGGGGTCGTGCCACGACCCTCCCCCAGTGAAATGGCTCCAATCTGAGCGATGGGACAAGAGGAGAAGgcttcaagttgcaccagggaggATTTATGTTTGATATGAGGGAAAGTTAAATCACTGAGAGGGTGATCAGGTATTgtaacaggctgcccagggcagtagtggagtcaccattccaaaattgtgtggatgtggcacttggggacatggctcagtggtggccttggctgtgctggggaatggTGGGACTCGATGGTCCTGGAGGCCTTTTCCAGTGTGAATGATTCCCTGATTCCTGTGCTACCCAGGCCTGGACTCCCGTGGGTTCCTCATTGGGCCCCCTCTGGCACAGAGGTTGGGGATCGGCTTCGTGCCCATACGGAAAAAGGGGAAACTCCCTGGTCCCACCGAGTCCGTCTCCTACAGCCTGGAATATGGCAAGGTAACgcctgggaggagcaggggctCGGGCTGGGGGGCCAAGGAGGGCTAAAACCAGTGGGGAGGGAGGTCCCAGACTGGGTTTCTGTTGCCGTGGATAATCCAGCAATGCACAACCCTTGGGAATGGCTGAGCTGGCCCCGAGCCACTGTCGCTCCCTTTGTGCCCGGGGGTGATGTTTGGTGCTGTGCCGTGATTCTTGTGAGGGGCTTGGTGCTCAGACTTGGTGCTAAATGGCTTTCTTTGGCTTGAATTCAGGGGCATGACCACGGAGAGTGTTTCCCACTCTGGCAGTAAGTGCTGTAAGTCAGAGCCGTCCCGCATGGCTTCCCACCCTCCTGCCCCGTAACCCCGCGGCTGCTCGAGGACTGAGCCTAAAGCTGTGCTACTCCCACTAATCACTAATGGCAGCAGAACCCCCAAAGCCAGGCCTAAGCCGTGAGGATTGCTTGGGCCCACCCCAGCACATCCAGACAGGTGCCAGCTTGGATCTGGCTCCAGGCAGAGCTCCCCAGTGCATGACAGGGGGTTTTCCTCGCCGGAGAACTGCTCTGGGATAAGATTCCACCGTAACTCATGTGAAGGAAGTTCAGGATCTTGGCGTGCCAGAGGGTTGGCCCAgcaatcccctccctgctctctATTTCCGTGGCGCTCCGCTGTAGCTGGAATTTTGGGATTTTAGGTGCTGAGTGTTCAGGCTGATGTCGCTGAGGACTTGTCTGTGTTCCAGCATGAACCAGCGGCTCGTGAGGGGTTTCTCTCCGAGGCCAGGCTGAAACAAAGCTGCTCcttgctccctgcaggctgaACTGGAAATCCAGAGCGACGCAGTGGAACCAGGACAGAAGGTGGTCATTGTGGATGACCTGCTGGCAACGGGAGGTGAGGGAAGCACGTGTCACCCACGTACACCTGtgttcatggaatcatggagtggCTGGGTTGGAtaaatcccatccagtcccaccccctgccatgggcagggacacctcccactagcccaggttgctccaaggccAGTCTAACCTGGCCTGAGACACTTCCAGGGGTATCCACACCTCTCTGGTACCCACAGGCtgttggcagcagcagggctggctgtggggctggaagCTGCCCCTGGAGTGAGGATGTTTCTGCTCCCCTCCACAGGTACCATGTGTGCTGCCTGTGAGCTGCTGAAGAGGCTGAAGGCCAAAATCCTGGAGTGCCTGGTGATCATAGAGTTAAAAGCCCTGAAAGGGTCAGAAAAGCTCAATTCCATCCCTTTCTACTCCCTGCTGCAGTATGACTGAGGAGGAGCGAGAACAGGGGAGCGCTGGGAACAAATCTGGGGCTTCATTCAGTGACTCTGGGTGTCACGAGGGGGTGGGCAAGGGGGTTAAACACATAGTTTTGAGCATGGCCAGATGCTCCTCAATCCTAAATTTCCCAAACACTGAGTTGAGTGTAAGGATCCCTTCTGGAGTTCATCCTTTTGCAAAGAAGGAGCAGGCTGACTGGGGGGATGGAGACCAAGGTGCAGCTTCACTGAATCTGTGGTTTCTAGGAGACCAAAGTGACAACGTTGCtgctgaggcaggagagctCTGACAGGGCACCAGCATTCCCTGAGCTGGGCCTGTCAGCCTCCAAGGAACCTGctgaaaaattcccaaagaaacaCAGGAGATGGGCAAAGAGCAGTTATTTCTTTAAGGGACAAATCCTGCTGTATTTGACCTCAGGGGATGGTCCGGGTGCTCTGTGCTGTCACTCACACCAGAGGAAGCTGCTCCTACATCAGGGCTGTGCTTGTCCAGGAGAACAAAGTGCCTGCTGTGTCCCTAAAGCAGGATGGTGCTGGTGGGGATGAGCTCAGTCgctgttttccttccctggacCCCCCAGGCACCTTTTGTTCCACACCAATTCCCCATCTCCTGCACCACAtccccctccctgtgctgctgcttttcctctgctctgctgtttcaGGCCAtcaggctgctgccagctcagagcctgcTCTTGGGGGGAGTTTGGGGTCGGGAGAGGCCACAGGAAAGGTGTTCAGTGGTCTCAGGTGTGTGATGGATGATGGGGGCTTTGGAGATGCTTCCTCCAGCATGGTTCAGTGTGGTCACAGCCAAATCCCTGTGTGCCGAAACTTCCACAAGCCTGAAAACATCAGGGACTGTGTCCCTGGCCCAGCAGGGACTGGACTCACgggtaaaataaatattgactgatttttatgttttctaaaCTGTCTCAGAGCTGTTCTTGCAGTGGCTGAAGCCGTGAATGACCCTTGGGAGTGtctccctccagccccaggtGGTCAGTGGAGCAAGGTTGTGGTGTGAGCTCTCACTAACCCCCCAAATGCTTGGAATTGTTTTCCAGGGAGCATTCAGGTACCTTTTCTTTATACCTTGCACCCACCTCTGGCTGGAGGGGCTTGGCCAGCTCAGCTGGTGCCACTTCCCACCCTGCCCTTCCACTTGTAAGGACTATTCCAGCTGGTTTTGTCCCCATTTCCTGAAAAGCCACCTCGATGCCTCTCAGTttacgctgaggagcagcattccctggggaCCCAACCTGTCCCAGGGCACTTGTCCCACAGCCAGCCCCGTGgggagccagggcaggcagcaccTCACAGGCCTGGCACCAGGAGAGGGTCCCTGCTGcgggggagaagggaaaatcaATTCCAACCCAAAGAGCCTTGGAAAGCAGCTGCGTGCCAGGGAAGCAGCGTCAGCCCCGCCAGTGCCAGCAGGTGACATCAGGGAACGTGGGGACGGTGCCCTGGCCCTGGctgggctgccagcagcccctgaTGTCATTTGCTTGGAGAGATGAGGCCAGGCAGGGGCGGCTTCCAGGTGGGAGAAGGGTTTTATCCCGAGGAGCAGAACAGGAGCTCACTGGGAGCTCTCCTGGGATGTGAGTGTGGCTGCCAGGCTGCTGATTCCAGCTGCTTTCCAATCCTGCTCCTCGGCTCCAGCTGCTGAAATCCAGCTCCTTTCCACCACGGGGAGGGCCCTGAGCATGGCTGAGCCCCCAGCCTcacagccagccctgcacaTCCCTCCAGACCCCGGGCCAGGTTTaatcccttctcctcctccctggaaACTGGGCACGCTCCTGGCCAGCAGTGGCGAGCAAgggcctggaggaggaggaggaagaggaaggccTCCTGCTCCTTCGGGAAGTGCTGTGGGATCTCAGATGCTGCCAGACTTCAGGTGGAGAATCTGCCCAGGACCAGCATGGGATGGAAGGATGAGGGAGTCACCTTTCCCTGCGagtccctggtgtccccagctccagccagcctGGCGTGAGGTGTGTGTGACGTGgccctgggcagctcccacccctccccTGCGCCCACACTGCCCCGACCCGGGCGCGGTGCCAGCCCAGCACCTCTGCAGCCATCCTcaccctctctgtccctcttcCCAAGCCACTTCAGCCAAGTGGCCTGGGATTTCCCCTGGGAAAAAGCCCCCCCCGGAGCCCTgtcagccctgcctgcccctgtccctgcaggggctgctcccccctccccatttACAAAAGCTGCATTCAGCTCCCTGCAAGCCCACGCTCACTTTTTCCAGTGAGTCTTTCTCCAGGAGCTGGATGAGGACCCAGCCCTTCCCGGCGCCAATTGCCATGGAGAGCCACGAGACAAGGCAGCGAGGAAGAGCACTGGGTTAACACAAGTCAactatatttaaaacatttaatacaAATATGTTTTGACAAGTCCTGTAGTTGTTTCCAGCCAGGACTGGAGGATGCGTTTTCCCTCCCTTAAAAACAGAACGAGGCCCGAAGCTCCAAAAACATCAATTTGTGACTTTTTCTCTCACTCCTTCCCACCTGTCACCCTCTCAGCCTGCCCCGTTCTGCCTTCGCCCCACCAGGACCCAGTTAATGGAAGAAACCTCCAAAATTGAACCTTCAGGAGACCCCTCATGCATTGAAACTTCAGGAGaaacgggaaaggagaggaagaggttcCTCAGGGTAGGGTCGCTTTCATCATCACCCCAGGACTGCTCAAGGATTAGGGGACCTACAATCCTCACGGATCCCACCACAGGGATTagttaaattaaattaaggCATTTTGCCCTTGCTCAGGCACCCCTGAGGATgagcctcctgccagcccacCCCAGGACCCGGAATGCTGTCGGGATTTGCTACATTTCGAGGAGATTGCACAGAGAAAAACTCAACCCCTGAGGGGCTCAGAGGGCTCCGGCCTCCTTGGCCGCCTTGTTGAGCCTCTCGGTGACGAGGCCCAGGTCCTTCTCTTTGTCCAGCTTGACGTAGGTATCCGTCCTGAGGGCGTGCACACCCACCCAGTCGGGCAGCAGCTCGGCGAAGAGCCGCACGTGTTTCTCCATCTCACCTGCGGCGAGGAGCACCAGGGTCAGAGCtcgcctccccacagccccttccTCCCGCAGCAGAGATTCCCCCCGGGAATTCCTACCAGGCGCCACGAGCTCGGGGCAGCTGTCGGCCAGGcgggcacagagcagctccatgCTGAGCGCCGGCTTCTTCTCGGCCACGAAGACGCTGCGCAGGACGCGCGCCATGGCCGGCAGCCGCGCCAGCAGCGCCGCCCGCTCCTCCTGCCGCGCGTCCCGCgtcagcagcacctgcagccgcTGCGCCTCCTTCGCACGGATCTGCGGGACGGCAGGGATGggtgagcacaggcagcacccccgggccctgaggggacggggtgggcacaggcagcacccccagccccgtgGCTCGGCCAGGACAGGGTGACTCACCCGGTCGAGCAGCCCTTGGGACACCCCTCGGAGCGCGCTGGaggtgctggcaggggctggggctttGGAAAGCGCCGGTTCCCCCGCACCGGCTCCGGCCGTTCTTAGGGCCAGGTTGGCAAGAGCTTTTTCCATCTGCTCATGtggaagagggaggaggagctgggttACAGTTCAggctggaggaaggagaagtTTCCCCTCTGCCGCCCCCGCCATCACCCGGCAGCCCAGTGATCCCAGCCCAGTTCTCCTGATCCGTCCTGCCTGCACCAAGGAGTTCGGGGTGCTTCATGGAATCCTGCAGTGctctgggtgggaagggaccttaaagctcttcTCATTTGcagccccttgccatgggcagggacacctcccactgtcccaggctgctccaagccccaatgtccagcctggccttgggcactgccagggatccaggggcagccccagctgctctgggcaccctgtgccagggcctgcccaccctcccaggaaacaattccttcccagtatcccatccatccctgccctctggcactgggaagccattccctctgtcctgtccttccatcccttgtccccagtccctctgcagctctcctggagcccctttaggccctggaaggggctctgaggtctccctggagccttctcttctgcaggtgagcacccccagcgcTCCCAGCCAGGTTTGTGTCCCGCCCACCTCCCTCTCActgtgctcccagccctgtggctCTGAACGACCCTTCCCACCCCTCCGGTCACACCTTCCCAGAGGTGGCACAGACAGAGCCAGcgcccagccctgcctcaccTTGGGGCTCAGCATCCCCCGGGCCgtgctcagcacctcctgggccGTGCTCAGCCTGTCCTCCTGCGGTGCCCGCGGCAGCTCCGCGGGGCTGATGTCCGGCACCTCGTCCACGTTGAAGCGGGGATGCCACCGGGTCAGCTTCTCCTCTGGCACCACCATGGGAGGGCTGAGGGCAGCCAGGAATGCCTGGAGAGGGGTGAGAGCTGTGTCAAGGCACCAGGAATGGGGAGgcagccactgctgccctgtgctccctgcaTGGCTCGGTGACACAGGGATCAAATTCAGAGCCCATCTCCAAGAGGAACCGCCGTGTCCTTGAGCCTGGATGCCACCCCACTCCCAGAAAGTGACAAGCCCAGAGCCAGGGGTGCCAGGTGCCCTCACCCTGTGGTGCTCCCTGACGATGTTCACCAGGCTGCGGTGGAATTCCCTCCGGCGCTCCAGCAGCCGCGACGCCGACAGGTGCGGGCGCCCGTCCACCTTCT
The Corvus hawaiiensis isolate bCorHaw1 chromosome 12, bCorHaw1.pri.cur, whole genome shotgun sequence DNA segment above includes these coding regions:
- the APRT gene encoding adenine phosphoribosyltransferase isoform X4, which encodes MGTGMGTGMGMGPDRRDISPLLKDPVAFRTLIDLLEDHLRASFPKIDFIAGLDSRGFLIGPPLAQRLGIGFVPIRKKGKLPGPTESVSYSLEYGKAELEIQSDAVEPGQKVVIVDDLLATGGTMCAACELLKRLKAKILECLVIIELKALKGSEKLNSIPFYSLLQYD
- the APRT gene encoding adenine phosphoribosyltransferase isoform X1 codes for the protein MSDERLRAVRDRVRPFPDFPEPGVLFRDISPLLKDPVAFRTLIDLLEDHLRASFPKIDFIAGLDSRGFLIGPPLAQRLGIGFVPIRKKGKLPGPTESVSYSLEYGKAELEIQSDAVEPGQKVVIVDDLLATGGTMCAACELLKRLKAKILECLVIIELKALKGSEKLNSIPFYSLLQYD
- the APRT gene encoding adenine phosphoribosyltransferase isoform X2 → MSDERLRAVRDRVRPFPDFPEPGVLFRDISPLLKDPVAFRTLIDLLEDHLRASFPKIDFIAGLDSRGFLIGPPLAQRLGIGFVPIRKKGKLPGPTESVSYSLEYGKGHDHGECFPLWQLNWKSRATQWNQDRRWSLWMTCWQREVPCVLPVSC